The Sulfitobacter indolifex genome contains the following window.
GATGACCACCATGGCGAGGCTCATCATGATGGTCTGGTTCACACCGGCCATGATGTTGGGCAGGGCCAGTGGGATCTGCACCTTGAAAAGCTTTTGACGGTTGGTCATGCCAAAGGCATCGGCGGCCTCAATCACGTCTTGATCAACCAGACGAATGCCCAAGTCAGTTAGACGCACCACCGGGACGATGGCGTAAAGGATGATCGCGATGCCGTAGAGTTTCGGCTCAGTCACCGAGAACAAGAAGATCAGCGGGATCAGATAGACAAAGGGCGGTAGCGTTTGAAGCATGTCCAGCACCGGAATCATGCTGCGTTGGACCCGGTCACTGCGCGCCATGGCGATGCCAATGGGCACGCCCAAAAGCACACAGATAAAGGCGCAGACAAAAATAATCGCCAGCGTCTGCATCGTGTGGTCGTAAAAGTCGATAAACGCCAGAAAGCCAAAGACCAGCGCCACCAGACCCACCAGCTTGAGCGAACGGCCCACCGCATAGGTGATCAGCATCAAGAGCGGGATCATGATGAACCACGGCACCGCTTGCATGATCCACAGCGCGTTTTCTAAGGCCCAGCTTAGCGGTTGGGTTATCGGATCGACCACGACCTTCAAACTGTCTTTGATCGCAAGAAACCCTTGCTCCAACCCTTGGGTCAGATCGCGCGATTGGGGGATCGCGTCGCAGCTGTCGTGCAATGCGTCAAGCGAAGGGAAGGGCGTATCCCAAAGGGTCGTGTCCGCGTCGCCGCCTGCTTGCCCCATAAGGTCGGCCATGGAGCTGAGCCCACCGCCCTGGTCGTCGCCGCACCAGCCGCGCAGGCCGAGCGTGTCAAAGAAGTTGTCGTAAGTTGCCATCTGTCGCTTTCCCGGCCCGGATCAGGCCGTTACCTTAACGAGAGCGCCGTTCAACATGCGATGTGCACGGAACAGTCTGCTCTCACGAGAGGCTGCAAATCTACACCTATGTCCTTGCAAAGAAACTGCGGAGCGCGGCCTAAGCCCGCGCGCAGTGGGTGTGAAAAGACGTAAGTCCTGCCGCCGTTTATGAAACAATCGGGCGGGAACCTCAAAAAAGGTCCCCGCCCGAAAATCTGTTATACGGTCTTACTGTTCAAGCAGCTTGGACAGGTTGCCGCGCGCGTCGTCGCTCAGCCAATCGGCCCAGACGTCTTTGTTGTTCTGCAAGAAGTAAACAGCCGCTTCCTCGTTGGAGGCGTTGCTTTCACCTTGCCAAGCCAGCAGCTTGCTCATCTCGTCGGTCTTGAAAGTGACGTTGCCGATGAATTTCGCGATTTCAGGATTGTTGTCGTGGAAATCCTTGGTCATCACGGTCAGAACCGGTGCCGTTGGGAAGGCCGACGGCTTGGGATCGGGATTGTCGGCGTTCTGGTTTGCGGTATGCGCGGCTTCGTCATACGCGCCCATGTCGACGCTGGTCATGTCGAATTTACCCAGCGGCGTGGTGGGGCCCCAGTAGTAGCCGAACCATGGTTCTTCGCTTTCATAGGCCGAAGCCATGGAGGTCGACAAAGTCTCGCCCGAGCCGTGGTTGAAGACTTCGATGCCGTTGCCTTCGAGGTCAAAGGCGCGCGCGAGGTTGTCGTTTACCAAGCGGCAGCCCCAGCCATCGGGGCAGTTGTTGAACATGCCACCGACCAGTTCGGGGTTTGCCAGAATGCCGTCGAGGGTTGTCAGCTCAGGATGCGCTTCGGCCAGATAGGTGGGGATCCACCAGCCTTCGACACCACCGGGGTCGAGCACGCTTGTCAGCTCAACGATCTTGCCGTTCTCTTTCAGCTTCTTGTAGGCATCACCGGCAGAGTTGGTCCACATTTCCGGCACGATGTCCGGCTCGTTGTTTTCCGACAGCGAAGTCACGGCGGGCGTGGTGTCAGACGGCACAGTGGTCACGTCGCAGCCGTAGCCCTGAACCAGCAGGAATTCGGTGACGGCGGTGACGATCTGTGCCGAGGCCCAGTTCATTTCCGCGATCGAGACTTCGCCGCAGTCCTGAGCGGCAGCAGCCATGGGGGTCGCGACGGCGAAAACCGTGCCAAGCAAATAGCGTTTCATAGTGATTTCTCCTTTATTGCATCCACAGTGCAACGCAGGCGCGCACCGCTGATCTTTGAGCCCGTTGCATCATGAAAAAGCCAGTCACGTCATAGGACGCGGCAGCTCTAAATGGCCGGGTTTGCTGGAGATAAGAAAGCAGGTCGGTCGCCCATGTGCAACACGATTGCCGGGCGCAAGGCGCAAGTTCGGGGCACCGCGCCAAGATGGGCGCGGTGAAAAAGCATGCAGCACCTATAAACGAAGCGCTATATTTATAAGGCCATTCGCACCGCTTTCAGCAGAGGCGCGATTTGGGCTGATCAACGGCGGGAAAAACTTTCCATGTCGCGGATATGCTGGGGGATGTCTTTGCGGCTCAGGCCGATGTCCTGCAACAGGCGGTCGTCCATGGCGTTCAGGGTCGACAGGGTGCGGTTACGCTCCCAACGGCGCAGGGTGTCGCGCAGCGCACGGCGCAGCATGGCAACAAGGGCCAGACCTTCCGAGGCGGCCACTTGACCCATGGCCCCACCGGCAAAGGCAGTTCCCGGCATACCGGCGATTTGGTTGGTGTTCTTCAGCAGGCGGAAATGCATGGCATGCTCCATAAGAATAAGGTTTGAGGAACGAGGGATCCGCAAAACAAGACGGCCAATGCCAAAAGGCCGGGCCGGGTCGCTCATGCGGGTCTCATCTTAGCTGTGATCCGGAAAGTCAGTTGGAACCCCCATGGTCCGGGCAGGCGGATCGGCCTGTCCGACCGGGGTTACCGGCGGTTCAGCAAATTGCCCGATCTACGCGGGCGCCTCTTATGAACAGCATTCATTAACATGCCGCGCATTTCGTTCACCCAAGCGTCTATTGCAATAGGGTGAAACGGGGGTGCGACAACCTGCCACAGAGGTGGGGCGCAAGGCGCGCTATGGCAGGGGTTTGCGCCCCGTCTGCACCGTGTCGTTTGCGACCGAATAAGGGTCGTTTTGAGAGGGGGTAGGCGGCGTACTGGCTCAAGATATCCGAACAGGCTTGGGCGGTCTTTTACAAAGCTGCCGAAGCTCCAAAGCGTCTCTCATTTGTATCGGACGCGATACGAGAGGTGGCATGGCTGGGTAAAGGAAGCGCGGTCTATACACTTGAACATGTATTCTTCTTGCTGAGGCGCGGCACATTCTAAGCGCGTGGCATAGGCCCGTCCCTGGCGCAAACTGATTCGGCGGGAATAAGGCGTTCAATGCAGGCTATCGTCACCAGTTACGCAGGTTTTGACGGCATTGGTTCCAGCTTGAGAACAAGCAACCGAAAAGAATGACGAAAACAAGGCGGCGCGCTTGGGGCGTTTTTACGGCAGAACTGTTTCTTATAGCGAAACAGTTTTGGTAAGTGCTTTCATAGAGATGCCGTTGTGCCCTGTTAATTTCCCTTAATACTATGGCGAACCGCTGTTTGGTGCGAAAACCTGTGGGAAACAATGGATGGCTTCAGACCCGCTAAACCACCTGAATTGCGGCAAAACTCCATTTTGTTCCGGCAAGTTTCAAACATTTTTCTCTTTGTCCAATCGTATAGCTTGGCTATTCCTATAGGTGCCCAACTGGGGGGCATAAGAAGTCTGTAGGTCACGGGGGCGGCCGCATTGAGCGCATCGAGTATGCGGGAAATGTGGGTACGCCGCGAAATTTGCGACCGTATACACATCGTCACTGGGAAGGTCTTCTTCTCGGTCATGGGCCTTGTGCCGACTTTTCCCCTTCGTTGCAGCAAGCTGCGTGCCGTCTGATCTGGATTTCAGCCAGCGGGGCGCGTGTGAACGGAGGGAGAGACAAAATGATACCTAAGCAACAGGCCCTGCCACTGGCCTTCTGCGTGGCAAGAAATGCCCAAATTAGCCGCTCTGCCGTTCGGCGCTCTATTCGTCAGATTGAAACTGCATTCACTTCCAAGACGGCCGCGTTGCGCGCCGCGTGCAACACCGCTCAGGAGACTTCACAATGATTAGAACACTTGATTTCAACGCGTTTAGCGCAGGCACCATTATTGACGACGAATACGCAGCGATGGGGGTCACGGTTTCGGCCAGCGGCGGTTCCGGTCAGGCGATGATCTTTGACAGCTCGAACCCCACAGGCGGCGACGAAGACTTGGCGTCCGACACGCTTGAAGGTCTGTTGATCGTGTCCGAGGATGGCGATCAGAGCGATCCAGACGATAATGCGACCGGCGGCAGCCTGTTCTTTGACTTTGATGACATGGTGCGCATGAAGGGCATTACCTTCAAGGACATCGAAGAGACCAGCGGCGACGGCACCCGTGTCATCTTCTACGACGAAAATGGCGATGTGATCGACAACCACTTTGTCGGGCCCACCGGCGACGGCGGCGAGCAATTCGTGCAGTTCAACGTCCAAGGTGTATCGCGCTTTGAAGTGCGTTTCGAAGGCTCCGGGGCGATCGACAACCTTATCTTTGATGATGGCAAGCCAGAAGGCGGCGGCAACGATGCGCCCGTGGCCGAAGACGACATGCTGGAGATCGACGAAGATACATCCGGCACCGTTGACGTGCTGGGCAATGACAGCGACGCAAATGGCGACACGCTGACCGTCACCATGGCAAGCTGCCCGTTCGGAGAGGTCGTCATCAACGGTGATGGCACGCTGACCTTCACACCAGACGCGGATTTCAACGGCGACACCACAATCACCTACACTGTGGATGACGGCAATGGCGGCACCGACACTGGCACCGTGAATGTCACTGTGAACCCGGTGAACGATGCACCGGTCGCAAACGACGACACGGCCAGCACCACCGGCACCGATGCAGTTGTGATCCCGGTTCTTGACAACGACACCGACGTTGACGGCGACACGCTGAGCGTTGCGGATGCCTCCAGCGACGATGGCACCGTGACCATCAACGGCGATGGCACCATCACTTTCACCGCCAACGATGGCTTCACCGGTGATGCGACGATCAACTACACTGTGTCCGATCCAGATGGTCTGACTGACGAAGGTGTTGTGACTGTCTCTGTTGGTGACGGCGGTGCAACCCGTGATGGCTATGTCGATGGCACAGCAGGCGCAGACCTGATCGACACCGCCTACACCGGCGACCCCGATGGCGACATGATCGACAACGACGACGCGCTGCTGCCCGGCGCGGAAGGCGATGACGACTATGTCCGCGCAGGCGACGGCGACGACACAATTCTCGCAGGCGACGGCGATGACATCGTCGAAGGCGGCGCAGGTTCTGACGAAGTCTATGGCGGCGACGGTGACGATATGATCATCACCGGCAACGGCGATATCGCACCCGATCTCGGCTATCCGGAAAGCGACAGCGACAGCCTGAGCTTTGACCCCGACGCCGATCCCGAAAACGACCGTGACTATGTCGATGGCGGCGCTGGCAACGATACAATCAGCACCGGCGACGACCGCGACACCATCTATGGCGGCACCGGCGATGATGTGATCAACGCAGGCATCGACGACGACTTTGTCAATGGCGGCGACGGCGATGACCGTATCGTCGGCGGCGAAGGCAATGACAGCATCTTCGGCGGCGCTGGCAATGACACGATCTATGCGGGCAACGATCCCGAGCTGGGCCTCGACGTGCTCGACATCCCCGACGATATGGACCCGTCGAACCCCTTCACCCCCGACCGTGTCCCAAACAACGGGATGGATACGGTTGACGGTGGATCCGGCGACGACGTGATCTATGGTGCTGATGACGCCGACATGCTGCGCGGTGGATCGGGCAACGATTACATCGACGGTCAGATCGACGATGACATCATCGAAGGCAACACCGGCAACGACACACTGCTTGGCGGTCAAGGCGACGACAGCATCTCCGGCGGTCAGGGCGACGACATGCTCTATGGCGGCACCGGCGACGACACCCTGCGCGGCAACCGTGATGACGACTATCTCGAAGGCGGCGCGGGCGACGATGTGCTCGACGGTGGCGGCGAGAACGACACGCTGATGGGCGGCGAGGGCGACGATACGCTGCAAGGCGGCCAAGGCGATGATCTGCTCGACGGTGGTGCTGGTGTTGATATCATGGACGGCGGTGCCGATCAGGATACCTTCGTCAATGTGAATGCGGGCGATGATGTCGACGGTGGCAGTGCGGGCGTAGACTATGACACGCTTGACCTGCGCGGCTCTGCGCCCGAGGGCGGCCGCCTCGAAGTTACCTATACCTCTGACGACCGCGAAGACGGTTTTGTTGACTATTTCAACGAAGATGGCAGCGATGCCGGGCGTCTGAACTTTGTCGAGATCGAGAATGTCATCATCCCCTGTTTCACACCGGGCACCAAGATCGCCACGCCAAAAGGCGAGATCCGTGTCGAGGAGCTTCAGGTTGGTGACCGGGTCATCACCCGCGACAACGGCATCCAGACAATCCGCTGGGTCGGCGCACGTGAGATGACCGGGGCCGAGTTCGAAATGGCCGCCCATCTCAAGCCGGTGCTGATCCGCAAAGGCGCGCTTGGCAATGCACTGCCAGAGCGTGACATGATGGTCAGCCCCAACCACCGCGTGTTGGTCGCCAACGAGAAGACGGCGCTCTACTTTGAAGAGCGTGAAGTTCTGGTCGCGGCGAAACACCTGACTGGCATGGACGGCATCGACGTGGTCGAAGTCTCTGGCACCACCTACATCCACGTGATGTTCGACCGCCATGAGGTGATCCTGTCGGATGGCACATGGACCGAAAGCTTCCAGCCTGGTGACATGTCACTGGCCGGTATCGGTGAAGAGCAGCGCAACGAGATTCTCGAGCTCTTCCCCGAGCTTGCGACACAGGACGGTATCGAAGGCTATGCCGCCGCTCGGCGTTCGCTGAAAAAGCACGAAGCCAGCCTGCTGGTAAAATAAACCCGCGGGGGCGGGAAGCGATGCAGCTTAGAAACGGGGCGGGTGACCGCCCCGTTTTCTTTTGTGCGCGGCTGATTTGAGCGATTGCACTACGTGGCCCAGAGGTGCAGCAGAGGTTCAGGCCCGCCCATTGGCCGATGTGTGTTCTGCGATCTCTGCTGCACCCGCCGCGCGGCCCGATCCTCGGGCGTGTCAAGGTTCAGCCGCGCCGGTTGAAAGGTGCGCGCTCGCTATCTCTGCTGCTCTCGCCATGCGGCCCAGTCTTCGGGCGTGTCGAGGTCCAGCCGCGCGCGCTGGCCGGACAGGGGCACCAGTTGCATCCGGCTTGCCGCGCCACGTACCACCGCACGGCCACCATCATCGCCGCTAAGCTGCCTCAGCTGATCAAACAGGGCCGCAGCGAAAATGATCGGATGCCCCGGCGTGCCGTCCTCCGTCGCTGCGCGCCAGATCAAAGTATCGCTGTTCAAGTCAACCGAGGCGGCAAGGCTGGCAAGGTCGCTGGCTTCCAACTCTGGCATATCGGCCAACATGACCATCGCCGCCGCCGTGCCCCGAGGCAGCGCCGCAAAAGCGCGGCGCAGGCTAGCGCCCATGCCCTCTGCGGCATCCGGCACGGGAAGGGCGGTAACGTCCAGCCCACTGATCGCTGTGTAGCGCGGGTGCGGTGCGGGCGGCAGAGCGACGGTGACGGGGCCGATGCTCTGCGTCATGCGCGCTTGATGTCGCAGCAGGGGCTGGCCGCCCACGTCTTCCATCAATTTGTCACGCCCTCGCATCCGGGTTGAGGCACCGGCAGCAAGAAGGATCACGGGCAGGGGGCTTGGTGTCATACAGTCAGACTAACCGGCGAAGCGCGCGGGGATAAGACCCTTCTGGACCGGTGCATTACGAAAGAGAAAAGAACCGGCCCCAAGACGCAAAATTCCCGCTAAGCTGCCGTTGGCACGGCGCTTTTTCGTGCTACCCTTGGGCCATGAACATCAAAGAACTGATCCCGCATACCCTGTTTCGCAAGGCCCGTGAATATTCCCGCAAGCTATGGGTGCGGGTCGTCATCATGGGGCTGTTGGCCTTTGTCGCCCTTGGCCTGACGCAGCTTTTTGAACCATTGGTCCCCAAGGAGGTCGCCACGCGCCTAACCGGCGAAGCGGCGGACCGATTGCTGCAGATCATCGCGGATGCGATGTTGGCCGTTACGATCTTTTCCATCACCATTATGGTCACCGTCTACCGCTCGACCTCGGCGCAGTTCACACCCCGTGCGCATCGGTTGATCATCCAAGACCGGACCACGCAGAATACGCTGGCGGTGTTCATCGGTGCCTATGTCTATGCGCTGGTGGCGATCATCATGCGCGAGCTGGGCGTCTATGTCGACGAACGCTCTTTCGTGCTGTTCCTAACGACAGTGATGGTGCTGGCGATTATCGTGATCTTTCTGATCCGCTGGGTGCTGCATCTGCAAAGCTTTGGCAGCCTGATCGACACCACTCGCCAGATCGAAAGCGTGACCACGTCGCTGTTCAAAGAGCGGTTGAAAACGCCCTGTATGGGCGGCCACCCGCTGACCGGCCCCGCGCCGGATGACGCGCGCCCGATCTTTGCACCCGAAAGCGGCTATCTAAAACATATCTACCCCGAAGCGTTGGACCAGCAGGCACAGGATCATGGGGTTGAGATTTATCTTACCCGGCGCATTGGTGACTTCATATTTGTCGGAGAACCGCTTGTGCAGGTAAGACGCTGTGGCACGCCGCAGGACGAAGACCACGATTGGGACAGTCTTGAGCAAAAGGTTTTTGACACCGTGCAACTGGGCGATTTGCGTACCTTTGACCAAGACCCGCGCTTTGGCCTGCGGGTGTTGGGAGAGGTTGCGTCTAAGGCGCTGTCTCCGGGGATCAACGACGGCGGGACGGCGATCGACGTAATCACCCGCATCGGGCGGATCCTGTCCTATTACTCGGATGAGGCAAAGCCCGGCGGCAAGGTCAATTTGCCAAACCTGCACATCGCGCCGATTTCCTCTGATGCGTTGATTGAAGACGGATTTGGTGCGCTGGCCCGTGATGGCAGTTCGGTGGTCGAAGTGCAGATGGCCTTGCAGGAGGTGCTGGCCGGATTGATGCAACACCCTGACCCCGGTCTGGCCGCCTCAGCGCGTGCCGCGGCAGAGAACCACCTGCGCCGCGCATTTGAAGACGTGCCCTTTGGTCCGGACCGGGCGCGCATTTGGTCCGCCGCGCGCAAAGAAGTGCGCGAGGCAGTGGAGACCCCGGAATAAGCGGCGCTTAAAGCGGGCGGATCTTCAACTGGGTGATGCGGTTGCCGTCCCGGTCCATGACCTCAAAACGGAAGCCGTGGAAGGAGAACACCTGCCCCACGGTGGGGATCATCTGCGCCTCATGGATCACCAGCCCGGCGACAGTATTGGCCTCATCATCGGGCAGCGACCAATCGGTGGCGCGGTTCAGGTCGCGGATTGTCATCGCGCCCTCGACCATCAGATGGCCGTCTTCGGATTGCTTCAAAGGGTGATCCGCATCGGGGTCGAATTCATCCGTAATCTCACCGACGATCTCTTCCAGAATGTCTTCGAGCGTGATCAGACCCTGCAATGATCCATATTCATCCACCACCAGCGCAAAATGTGTGCGGCGGCGCAGGAATTGGCGCATCTGCTCGTCCAGCGTCGAGGTTTCGGGCACGAAATAGGGTTTCATCACCACGTCGGCCACGTTGAACCCTTTCAGCGCGCCCGCGTCGCCATTGGGGCCGCCGATCAGTTTGTACATGGCGCGCAACAGGTCTTTGGCGTGGATCACACCGATGATGTTTTCGGGATCATCGCGGAATACGGGCAGACGCGTGTGGTTCGATTGGAGGCATTTTTCCATGATGTCGGTTGGATCAGACGCCGCGTCGATCATCTCAATGCCAGAACGGTGCAGCATGACTTCTTCGACTGCGCGCTCACGCAGATCCAGCGCGCCCAAGATCCGGTCGCGGTCTTCTTTTTCGACAACCCCCTCGGAATGGCCTAGCTGTAGCGCACCGGCGATCTCTTCGCGCACGGCAAGGATGTTGCTATCAGGGTCAATCTGCACCCCAAACAGCCGCAGCACACCGCGCACGAAATAGCGCACCGCTGTGACCATCGGCGAGAACAGCAGCACCACGACGCTGATGGGGCGCGACACAAGTGCGGCGGCTGTCTCGGCATTGGTGATGGCATAGGTCTTGGGCAGCACTTCGGAAAAGACGAGCACCAAAAGCGTCATCACCAGCGTTGCCAAGGCCACGCCGCTTTCCCCGAAAATGCGGGTGAACAGCGCCGTTGCCATAGACGCGGCGAGGATGTTGACCAAGTTATTGCCCAAAAGAACCGATCCGATCAGCCGCTCGTTATCCTCGGTGATCTTGAGCGCCCGTGTGGCGCCGCGCGACCCTTTGTCGGCCTGTGCGCGCAGTTTGCCACGCGAGGCCGCGGTCAGCGCCGTTTCGGAGCCCGAGAAAAAGCCCGACAAGACGAGCAGAAAAAGGATAATTCCGGTACTGATCCAGAAAGCGGTGTCAAAAAGGGCGGGGCCCGTTTCCATGAGGTCTATTTCCATCCATTATGTGTTGCGAATGTTATGGGCGCAGGGGCTGCGTCATTCAAGGGTCGCAACGGGCAGGGTGGTGTGATGCAGGCGGAAATCAAGAGCGCGGACCTTGGGACACTGGATGGCCCGGTTCTGCTGTTCGGCGGGCCGTACTCGAACATACAGGCGGTGGAGGCGCTGGCGCGTTTTGCCAAGGCACGTGGCATTGACGGCAGCACGATGATCTGCACCGGCGACATTGTGGCCTATTGCGGCGCGCCTCGCGAGAGCGTGTCGGCGATCCGTGCGCTTGGCTGTGCCGTGGTGGCGGGGAATTGTGAGCTGCAACTGGCCAGCGGGGCCGAGGACTGCGGCTGCGGTTTTGCGCCGGGCAGCAGGTGCGACATGCTGTCGGGCGCGTGGTTTGCCCATGCATCGCAGCGGTTGGACGCGGATGCGAAGGCGTGGATGGGGGCGCTGCCGGATGTGGCCACCTTCGGCCATCAGGGGGAACGCTATGGCGTGATCCACGGCGGGGTGCGCGATGTGGCGCGGTTCATCTGGTCCGAGAGTGCGGAGGCGGTGTTCGAGGAGGAGTGGCAGGCGCTTGAGAAGATCGTGGGTCCGGTTGATCACATCATTGCCGGGCATTCGGGATTGCCCTTTATCCGCGAGACGCCGCGCGGGCGCTGGATTAATGCGGGCGTGATTGGCATGCCACCCCATGACGGGGGGCAGCAATCGCGGTTCGCGTTGTTGGACGGGGGCGAGGTGACCTTCCACCGGCTCAGCTATGACGTGGCTGGGGCGGTGGCAGACATGGAAAGGGCCGGTCTGCCGCGCGCCTATTCGCACGCGCTGCAGAGCGGTTATTGGCCGTCGGAGGACGTGCTGCCGCCCGGTTTGCGGGTGCCGTCCTTGGCCAGAGGGTGACGCTCCAGCACGAGGTCGGAGAGGCGCTCTTCCAGCACATGGGTGTAGATCTCGGTCGTGGCGACATCGGCGTGGCCCAGCATGGTCTGGATCGCGCGTAGGTCGGCCCCATTGGCCAGTAGATGCGTCGCAAAGGCGTGGCGCAGCGTGTGCGGTGTCACTTTTTCTGGCGGCACACCGCCGGTTACGGCGAATTCCTTGATCAGCAGATAAAATCGATGCCGCGTCAGATGGCCCATCACCCCGCGTGAGGGGAAGAGGTGCCGCGCAGGCGGTTTGCCCTTGGCTTGGGCCGCTTCATCCGCCTTGTCGCGCACCACCAGCCACGCCGCCAGTGCATCACGTGCGGGTTCCGACAGGGGCACCAGCCGCTCCCGTCCGCCCTTGCCCGAGATCAGTAGCAGGCGCGGGTCGCCGCGCGCGGCGCTGACCGGCAGGCTGACCAATTCGCTGACCCGCATACCGGTGGCGTAAAGCAGTTCCATCAAGCAGGTGTTGCGCAGCTGATCGGCCAGGGCCCGGCCTGAGTTGCGCGCGGCATCCAGCAGCCGGTCAACCTCTTCTTCGGACAGGATCTTTGGCAGGCGTCTATCCTGCCCCGGCCCGGCAATTTGTACCGCCGGGTTATCCTCGCGCAGCCCCTCTTCAAAGGCAAAGCGGTAGAGCTGTTTGATCGCCGACAGACGTCGCGCGCGGGTGGACTTGGCGAGCCCTTGGGCATCGCAATAAACGAGGTAATCCTCAACTTCGCCCCGGCTCGCCGTGAGGAAATC
Protein-coding sequences here:
- a CDS encoding ABC transporter permease — protein: MATYDNFFDTLGLRGWCGDDQGGGLSSMADLMGQAGGDADTTLWDTPFPSLDALHDSCDAIPQSRDLTQGLEQGFLAIKDSLKVVVDPITQPLSWALENALWIMQAVPWFIMIPLLMLITYAVGRSLKLVGLVALVFGFLAFIDFYDHTMQTLAIIFVCAFICVLLGVPIGIAMARSDRVQRSMIPVLDMLQTLPPFVYLIPLIFLFSVTEPKLYGIAIILYAIVPVVRLTDLGIRLVDQDVIEAADAFGMTNRQKLFKVQIPLALPNIMAGVNQTIMMSLAMVVIASLVSAPGLGVLVLRGIRSLELGVGLLSGLGIVLLAIILDRVTKAALARINASQK
- a CDS encoding ABC transporter substrate-binding protein; translated protein: MKRYLLGTVFAVATPMAAAAQDCGEVSIAEMNWASAQIVTAVTEFLLVQGYGCDVTTVPSDTTPAVTSLSENNEPDIVPEMWTNSAGDAYKKLKENGKIVELTSVLDPGGVEGWWIPTYLAEAHPELTTLDGILANPELVGGMFNNCPDGWGCRLVNDNLARAFDLEGNGIEVFNHGSGETLSTSMASAYESEEPWFGYYWGPTTPLGKFDMTSVDMGAYDEAAHTANQNADNPDPKPSAFPTAPVLTVMTKDFHDNNPEIAKFIGNVTFKTDEMSKLLAWQGESNASNEEAAVYFLQNNKDVWADWLSDDARGNLSKLLEQ
- a CDS encoding DUF1127 domain-containing protein, with translation MSDPARPFGIGRLVLRIPRSSNLILMEHAMHFRLLKNTNQIAGMPGTAFAGGAMGQVAASEGLALVAMLRRALRDTLRRWERNRTLSTLNAMDDRLLQDIGLSRKDIPQHIRDMESFSRR
- a CDS encoding Hint domain-containing protein; the encoded protein is MIRTLDFNAFSAGTIIDDEYAAMGVTVSASGGSGQAMIFDSSNPTGGDEDLASDTLEGLLIVSEDGDQSDPDDNATGGSLFFDFDDMVRMKGITFKDIEETSGDGTRVIFYDENGDVIDNHFVGPTGDGGEQFVQFNVQGVSRFEVRFEGSGAIDNLIFDDGKPEGGGNDAPVAEDDMLEIDEDTSGTVDVLGNDSDANGDTLTVTMASCPFGEVVINGDGTLTFTPDADFNGDTTITYTVDDGNGGTDTGTVNVTVNPVNDAPVANDDTASTTGTDAVVIPVLDNDTDVDGDTLSVADASSDDGTVTINGDGTITFTANDGFTGDATINYTVSDPDGLTDEGVVTVSVGDGGATRDGYVDGTAGADLIDTAYTGDPDGDMIDNDDALLPGAEGDDDYVRAGDGDDTILAGDGDDIVEGGAGSDEVYGGDGDDMIITGNGDIAPDLGYPESDSDSLSFDPDADPENDRDYVDGGAGNDTISTGDDRDTIYGGTGDDVINAGIDDDFVNGGDGDDRIVGGEGNDSIFGGAGNDTIYAGNDPELGLDVLDIPDDMDPSNPFTPDRVPNNGMDTVDGGSGDDVIYGADDADMLRGGSGNDYIDGQIDDDIIEGNTGNDTLLGGQGDDSISGGQGDDMLYGGTGDDTLRGNRDDDYLEGGAGDDVLDGGGENDTLMGGEGDDTLQGGQGDDLLDGGAGVDIMDGGADQDTFVNVNAGDDVDGGSAGVDYDTLDLRGSAPEGGRLEVTYTSDDREDGFVDYFNEDGSDAGRLNFVEIENVIIPCFTPGTKIATPKGEIRVEELQVGDRVITRDNGIQTIRWVGAREMTGAEFEMAAHLKPVLIRKGALGNALPERDMMVSPNHRVLVANEKTALYFEEREVLVAAKHLTGMDGIDVVEVSGTTYIHVMFDRHEVILSDGTWTESFQPGDMSLAGIGEEQRNEILELFPELATQDGIEGYAAARRSLKKHEASLLVK
- a CDS encoding nucleotidyltransferase family protein, with product MTPSPLPVILLAAGASTRMRGRDKLMEDVGGQPLLRHQARMTQSIGPVTVALPPAPHPRYTAISGLDVTALPVPDAAEGMGASLRRAFAALPRGTAAAMVMLADMPELEASDLASLAASVDLNSDTLIWRAATEDGTPGHPIIFAAALFDQLRQLSGDDGGRAVVRGAASRMQLVPLSGQRARLDLDTPEDWAAWREQQR
- a CDS encoding DUF2254 domain-containing protein, whose protein sequence is MNIKELIPHTLFRKAREYSRKLWVRVVIMGLLAFVALGLTQLFEPLVPKEVATRLTGEAADRLLQIIADAMLAVTIFSITIMVTVYRSTSAQFTPRAHRLIIQDRTTQNTLAVFIGAYVYALVAIIMRELGVYVDERSFVLFLTTVMVLAIIVIFLIRWVLHLQSFGSLIDTTRQIESVTTSLFKERLKTPCMGGHPLTGPAPDDARPIFAPESGYLKHIYPEALDQQAQDHGVEIYLTRRIGDFIFVGEPLVQVRRCGTPQDEDHDWDSLEQKVFDTVQLGDLRTFDQDPRFGLRVLGEVASKALSPGINDGGTAIDVITRIGRILSYYSDEAKPGGKVNLPNLHIAPISSDALIEDGFGALARDGSSVVEVQMALQEVLAGLMQHPDPGLAASARAAAENHLRRAFEDVPFGPDRARIWSAARKEVREAVETPE
- a CDS encoding HlyC/CorC family transporter, producing METGPALFDTAFWISTGIILFLLVLSGFFSGSETALTAASRGKLRAQADKGSRGATRALKITEDNERLIGSVLLGNNLVNILAASMATALFTRIFGESGVALATLVMTLLVLVFSEVLPKTYAITNAETAAALVSRPISVVVLLFSPMVTAVRYFVRGVLRLFGVQIDPDSNILAVREEIAGALQLGHSEGVVEKEDRDRILGALDLRERAVEEVMLHRSGIEMIDAASDPTDIMEKCLQSNHTRLPVFRDDPENIIGVIHAKDLLRAMYKLIGGPNGDAGALKGFNVADVVMKPYFVPETSTLDEQMRQFLRRRTHFALVVDEYGSLQGLITLEDILEEIVGEITDEFDPDADHPLKQSEDGHLMVEGAMTIRDLNRATDWSLPDDEANTVAGLVIHEAQMIPTVGQVFSFHGFRFEVMDRDGNRITQLKIRPL
- a CDS encoding metallophosphoesterase family protein, producing MQAEIKSADLGTLDGPVLLFGGPYSNIQAVEALARFAKARGIDGSTMICTGDIVAYCGAPRESVSAIRALGCAVVAGNCELQLASGAEDCGCGFAPGSRCDMLSGAWFAHASQRLDADAKAWMGALPDVATFGHQGERYGVIHGGVRDVARFIWSESAEAVFEEEWQALEKIVGPVDHIIAGHSGLPFIRETPRGRWINAGVIGMPPHDGGQQSRFALLDGGEVTFHRLSYDVAGAVADMERAGLPRAYSHALQSGYWPSEDVLPPGLRVPSLARG